From the genome of Spinacia oleracea cultivar Varoflay chromosome 2, BTI_SOV_V1, whole genome shotgun sequence, one region includes:
- the LOC110795813 gene encoding histone deacetylase complex subunit SAP18, whose translation MAGIAGVHRKVQQLPPPPPLPSVRRPPISLHPLARPPTTGPRRSVYICREKTCPLLLRVFTKVGSHHTKEDFAVRGNEPKNEFQIYTWKDATLRELTDLVKEVTPAARRRDARLSFAFVFPEKQGHLVVRPVGKTYSYGTREIDDGKALAQLGFQIGDYLDVAIF comes from the exons ATGGCGGGAATAGCAGGAGTTCACCGAAAAGTGCAGCAACTCCCTCCTCCTCCGCCACTTCCTTCTGTTCGTCGTCCGCCGATTTCGCTTCATCCTCTTGCTCGACCGCCAACCACTGGTCCTCGTCGTTCCGTCTACATCTGTCGCGAAAAG ACTTGTCCCTTGCTGCTCCGGGTTTTCACTAAG GTTGGGAGTCATCATACCAAGGAAGACTTTGCAGTCAGAGGAAACGAGCCAAAAAATGAATTTCAAATATATACTTGGAAGGATGCTACTCTTCGAGAGTTAACTGATCTG GTAAAGGAGGTAACACCGGCAGCTAGGAGGAGAGATGCAAGGTTGTCTTTTGCTTTTGTGTTCCCAGAGAAACAAGGTCATTTAGTGGTTAGGCCG GTTGGGAAAACATATTCATACGGTACCAGAGAGATAGATGATGGCAAGGCATTGGCTCAACTTGGTTTTCAG ATAGGGGACTACTTGGATGTAGCAATTTTCTGA